A genomic stretch from Funiculus sociatus GB2-C1 includes:
- a CDS encoding DMT family transporter: MIFLANILIEITNFKGELAALGAAFLWAIASVVYGRLGRQIPPLELNFLKGIVAIALLILTLLYSGQLLPEINPTALTLLLLSGGLGIGVGDTAYFSAINYLGPRRTLILETLAPPLAALLALIFLQEKLSSASWCGILLTILGVAWVVTERLPNSTPNTTHLTVRGISWGMLAAVSQANGAVLSRAALAQSSISPLWSTLVRLGAGVLVLVLWLLLKGKQQKTAESVSTLKILQSWRVLGAIALTSFFSTYLGIWLQQTSLKFAPVGIAQTLTSTSPLFVLPLVILMGETVSSRAILGVLIALGGVGLLFSLQ; the protein is encoded by the coding sequence ATGATATTTTTAGCAAATATTTTAATTGAGATTACAAATTTTAAAGGAGAACTGGCGGCGCTGGGTGCCGCATTTTTGTGGGCGATCGCATCCGTAGTTTATGGTCGCTTGGGGCGGCAAATTCCCCCACTGGAACTAAATTTCCTCAAGGGGATAGTAGCGATCGCTCTTTTGATTCTCACCCTACTTTATTCCGGTCAGCTGCTACCTGAAATCAACCCAACTGCTTTGACATTGCTGCTACTCAGCGGCGGACTGGGAATTGGCGTAGGAGATACAGCTTATTTTTCCGCCATTAACTATCTGGGGCCTAGACGCACCTTAATATTAGAAACTTTAGCACCGCCCTTAGCAGCACTGCTTGCCCTGATTTTTTTACAAGAAAAGCTCAGCAGCGCTTCCTGGTGCGGTATTTTATTGACAATTTTAGGCGTGGCTTGGGTGGTGACGGAACGCTTGCCCAATTCCACCCCCAACACCACGCATCTGACTGTGCGCGGGATCAGTTGGGGAATGCTTGCAGCAGTCTCACAGGCAAATGGCGCAGTCCTCTCCCGTGCAGCGCTGGCGCAGTCGAGTATCAGCCCTTTGTGGAGTACCCTGGTGCGGTTGGGAGCTGGGGTGCTGGTATTAGTGCTGTGGTTGTTGCTCAAAGGTAAGCAGCAGAAGACTGCCGAAAGTGTCTCGACGTTGAAGATTTTACAATCTTGGCGAGTGTTGGGAGCGATCGCTTTGACTTCCTTTTTCAGCACCTACCTCGGCATCTGGTTACAACAAACTTCTCTGAAATTCGCACCCGTGGGCATTGCTCAAACTCTCACTTCCACAAGCCCTTTGTTTGTTTTACCCCTGGTAATTTTGATGGGTGAAACGGTCAGTTCTAGAGCTATTTTAGGCGTTTTAATTGCATTAGGTGGCGTGGGTTTGCTGTTCAGCTTGCAGTAG